The DNA window aagtgtgaaggagagtcttcaacactgacagtttttggcagtttgtgggcgtgagagtgggcgtggcaaaaagttttttcgatagaaatttacaagaccaattcaaaaatgaaaaaatatcaaaatattttttaaaagtgtgggcgtggcagctttgggcggtttgtgggcgttagagtgggcgtggcagaaagttttttttgcaaatcgatagaaatttacaagaccaatacaaaaatgaaaaaatatcaaaacatttttcaaaagtttgggcgtggcagctttagacggtttgtgggcgttagagtgggcgtggcaaaaagtttttttgcaaatcgatagaaatttacaagaccaattcaaaaatgaaaaaaatattaaattatttttcaaaagtgtaggcgtggcaggtttgggcggtttgtgggcgttagagtgggcgtggcaacatgaatcgacaaacttgcgctgcgtctatgtctctggagtctgtgtgcctaatctcaactttctagcttttatagttcctgagatctcgacgtttatacggacagacagagggacggacagacggacagacggacggacagacggacatggccagatcgacttggctattgatcctgatcaagaatatatatactttatatgatcggaaacgcttccttctgcctgttacatacttttcaacgaatctagtatacccttttactctacgagtaacgggtataatgagcacgggaatatatgtatatatataaatataaagaatcttgggaacagggttccgtcaaacttaccccactttaatccagagcgatgagatctcgacgcgttggatcctgggtgttgcgatatacatatatagtgatggcgtttaacatacatatactttcgTGCACCActtaattgtaaccgaacaaTACTAAGAtatacaaaaacacaaaataaataaaaaatacactaagtggagtatgcatatatataaacgtatgaatgagttgggtttctgttcttttgtagcacgctttggctgctaCTTAGGCTCTCGGGTTACTTGGagcgagcacttgctgttgtttggtttttgctgatgttcacattaacggcctgcaccggttcacttgacctttttaattgttttgcagtttgtatttttaattaagcactttgCGCGACTACGGAGACAATTCTGTCCAGTacatggtgatggtccctcctctgctgtacggatctcttgtacatttGTATGATCTTTAacagagccaggaagatcagaatagcagcgatgaattccagggtatgttgtactccttctatttcctgtttgtggtcgacaacctccacggtgtttatcacatttgctgtgttgtcggaggccttagactccttgccgcccatcctgagaatttcgtggaactacggtcttccttcaaagtgggttccttgttagtcctgttatttccTTTAAAGGATGCTAGCGTCCATGCTCCTTGACGTTTTTCTTTGAGTCTGAAGTTATCCCTGAGTCTTCTCCTCGATGGACAAAAGGATGATTGCCCGGGTATCTGACGTACGGATGTTTTCCCGGGTAGCGACGGACGACGGgtgtttacccgggtactgactcTCTATCTGCCTGCCCTTCCATCGGTGAGCtatggtctttttataccggcagaaatcatatttctcactttcccctattttgggtggtcaatacccccttcggtgaagtgtgcccggaactggtgttgattttctttactttctgcaatctattgcggccgctgaccgggtcattGGAGACTCGTTTactgtcgacttgcattttctttgtcgcaatccaactgagtcaacggggtgatggtaccccttcccctgcttttagattcCAACTTTGAATCTttaaagtcttacgatcttccaaaaaagggtgtacgcaacactaggtgactttaatataccaggcactaagtaGTCCACAGAAGAACAGTCAAACATTCTTCTGCCTACAGCACaacatgactttattgacggcttgctcgacatatcgttgtcgcaagttaattatattcgaaattctcttggtcgtttattggatctatgctTTGTTACAAGTCCCGAAAGTTAGTatctgactagagtagcacctcttagtcaaccagaatatccataccatccaactttcgaggtgacaattgacacaggtaccgtaataaaagagaggcaAACTTTCGCAGGCtatatctttttatatctggctttaagTGGTCCGATCTTTCTTATTGCAAAATAATGGCCGatgtcaaaaatatttttaatactgtaataaaatcattttttaactcttttGTTTCGATGTACTATTTGTCCatctctaacaaacctcctttgtttaataaagagttgacacatctaagaaatgttaagtccagactttatataaaatttaaaaataccggctatcaatctatattttctaaatatgtaagtgttcggttaaattttaccgtgcttaatgttcagtgttataagaattatttaaaccgttgtaagttccagttcgcacagtATCcgaaacagttttataatttcgttaacacaGTTACCCTTCCTTGGTATTTCTTGAAAATACtacggtaacatcggatcagaCAATAGCCAATCTATTTGGCAAGTTGCCGAAcagccttactcttacgcggtataaaaatcgaatttaatattttgtcccACTCTAAAGGAAAGCGtgttaagcctgtctattcgccaggtcccgacggaattactggctgtgtgcttagattctgtgcggaagccttgtgcaaacctctactgaaactgtttaacttatctctggaatcttcacagttcccccatatatggaaggagtcctttgtgatccctctccataaaaaaggtagcaaataGGTTGCAACAGAGgaatcattcacttttattaaacaaacttcatttattaggtttcctGTTAAACTtctaaattggattttatgtTATCTtaatggcaggacgcaacgggtcctctttaaaaatgctctttcttgtattctctgagtcacatccggtgtcccacaagggagccacctagaTCCGCTCCtatttaccttatttattaacgactttcccttaataataaagcattcgcgtgtacttatgtacgctgatgatgtaaaattatacctgcagtataaggacatttctcgcaATTTtgacttacaatccgatctagatagctttcaaacctggtgccgtgataacgtattaaacttaaatggctcttaatggaggaaaacaaaaatgagcTACGATTGTGTGGCTTGCATTTTGAAATCGGACCAAAGCGGCAGATTCTTATAATCGAACTGTTCCTCCCATTTTAGTTTCGTCTCTGGGTCGACTCTATTTAATACGTAATAAGTCAACATagcattcgaaatttttgtatcgtcttctatcgataacagagaaaataaatatacgaAACGGATGAAGCGGACTGTTGCGATATTTTCGGAAGACTAAAGAATGTTGGCATACTATTGATAAAGATTAAACATTCGTAATGGTAAACCTTTTTTAAGCTGGCCAGTGTTTTTTCATTCATTCGATTGACATTAGAACAAATAGAACTTTTCTCTTAGATGTCATAGTTACCAAACCTATCGGTCCCAATCCTGGCAAGAACCGATTTTTTCGGTCGTTTTTTTCGGAGGTTTCAGAATTCAGACCGGTCTGTTGCCTGGAGCGTTCGTAAGAACCGAGCAGGCGTGGTACTGGCGCTTCCAGAGCAAACGTGGGGTTAACGTGTTATTGTTTCGCACGGCGGTTGCCTGGAAGACGCAGCCGTTAGCTACTTTGAGTCCGCATACGATAACAATTCGTAGCCAAGTGTCTAGCACCTAGCAGCGGAGATCACACCATCCTGGACGATGAGAGAGCAAGACATCGGATATGAGACTGTAGAGCAACTCCATCCATTTATGACCGCACCAGCTTGAGGAAAGGCTGAAACATACGTCTTTCACTAGTTGTCTTTCTACAGGTACTGCGACGTAAACATGCCGATTGCATGGAGCGTTAGTGGAAACTAAACAAGCCTCTGGCGGGACCAGCCAGGACAGAGCCACGGACAGAAGGTTGCGTTTAGCTCGGTGTCTGCCTGGAAAGCCCAGTACTTGGTTTCTATACTTTAGGATCGGCTACCCAACAGCCAATCTATCAATGGTGATCacgtttaatttaaatttcgtgtgatgaacattcaaaatattctgagctagccgcacgtataTCGTAGTTTGTTACAACCCGAAGCACTAAAATCCTTCTATGTATTCAAAAGTCATCTAAGCAAAACTCCAGTGTTATGTAGCAGACATTTTTCCAAACCGTCTGCCATCCATTGCGACGCAAGCATGTCCGGGAGATTGCATCTGCCTTGATTCTTTTTAACATCTACATCATTAATGTATATTAATGTTATCTTTCGAAAAGTCGAAAGTGAAACTGAATGTCGAATCCCTCGAGATTAAATgggtatattagattcgttgaaaaataagTAACAGGTACAAAGAAACGTTTCCAACCCTATAAAGGCTATAATGTCAAGTCAAACTGTCAGGTCGAGTCAAGTCCATCTGTCTGTATGTACGCCTCGATCTATAAGTTCTAAAAACAGCTACaaccacatttttgaaaaatgtggtattctttcatttttcgtattagtcttgtaaatttgtatttgccaGAAATGTATTATTGTACCCTTTAGTCgtatagtaaaagggtatactagattcgttggaaACTTGTCATGAATTTCTACTTCGCACTCCCTGTAGCTGAATAACGTAAATCTGTTGGTGAAGGAACGCAATTATAGGGTTTTCTCACGTTTTTAATATACATTGAATAACTGCATGGTGTGAACTATATCATTTGATGACCATCAACTTTTTCTAATCTATTACAGGCTATGTCCATTTCCAAACACAATTACCCGGTAGAAGAGCATACAGTAATCACATATGATGATTACATCCTTACTATTTACCGCATCCCATCGTCTCCAAACCGAAGGCATCTGAACCGAGCAGGGGCCGTAGTCTTTTTGCAACATGGAATCCTGAGTGCTTCCGACGACTGGATTATTAACGGACCCGAGACATCTCTGGCCTACATGCTGGCAGACGCCGGCTATGATGTCTGGCTGGGCAATGCACGTGGCAACACGTACTCACGCCAGCACAAGCATATCCATCCAGACACGTCCGAATTCTGGCGGTTCAGCTGGCATGAGATAGGTGTCTATGACCTCGCGGCAATGCTGGACTATGCGCTAGCGGAGAGTCAGTCAAActctttgcattttgttgCACATTCGCAAGGCACCACGACGTTTTTCGTACTTATGTCTTCTCTGCCTTTGTACAACGAGAAGTTGCGTTCCGTTCACCTTTTGGCGCCTATAGCTTACATGCGATACCACTCTTTCATTCTCTCCAAGTTGGGTGGCATTTTTCTGGGATCGCCTTCCTTTCTTAGCTGGGTATTAGGAAGTATGGAGTTGCTGCCTATTACTAATTTACAGAAACTGATATGTGAGCATATCTGCGCAAGAAATTCCATGTTTAAATTCCTGTGCTCTGGGCTGCTGGACTTCATCGGCGGATGGGGAACACGGCACTTGAACCAGGTTAGTGGCCCTCTGTATCTTAAGTGATCGTAACATGCTAAATAGTCTTGATTTCTTTAGACTCTGCTGCCGGACGTTTGTGCAACACACCCAGCAGGTGCATCTTCCAGACAAGTAATCCACTACCTACAGCTTTACAGGTCTGGCGACTTCCGACAGTATGATCATGGACGGGAGCTAAACGAAATCATTTACCAGCAGCCAACGCCTCCATCTTACAAGGTCCAATACATTAAGAGCTGTGTGGATATGTACTACAGCGAAAATGACTATATGTCTGCTGTTGGGGATGTGAAGTATCTGGCTTCACTCCTACCATGCGTACAACTATATCGCATTCCATTCGTGGACTGGAACCATTACGATTTTTTGTGGTCCAACAATGTAAAGGAGGTAATAAACAACAAGATAATTGAGAAGATGCTTAAATATGATGAAGATGTATAGGATGTAGGTCTTTAGTATCATCGTGAGAGTttctgaatatatatataaattacttttttcGCTTCGGGACATATTAaaagaacaatttttattttcatatatttaagCGGAGTTTAATTGGAGTTTAAAAGGTTTTTCAACTGAGAATCTGATTTTTCTGCTCTTTTTTCGCTAGTCTAAAATGGAGAGCgtaaaaatctataaatataatttgcttGCGTGTATGAGTAAAAACATTAAACGAGATGGTGTGTATGAGTGCGTGCTTGTGCTGAAAGTGCATTTtcgggccgaaatcaattttgatcttAGAATATTTAGAGTTTTGGTCAATTttgttataataaaatattattgaaaaattgATATCgtaactatttttttttaaaaagacttttttttttattcgtttgATAAAATTTCTGCTAAAATTTGCTACCGgttacatatttataattatattgataattaataatgtGTATGATTATTACATGATCGGTACTCAGGAAACACCACGGGGAGGccattataattttatattatacatatttatatgaccTTCGAGTCtactttaaatgttttaaattttaacattactacttctacttctttttaatatattttgcctcgtttttaattaattatatttaattttttttataatatatataatttatatatagtgacatatccataagtccctaagacttaagcacatgcctacacactaatacacatacaacatgtacacccaaacacaccgaac is part of the Drosophila yakuba strain Tai18E2 chromosome 2R, Prin_Dyak_Tai18E2_2.1, whole genome shotgun sequence genome and encodes:
- the LOC6529167 gene encoding lipase 3 → MSISKHNYPVEEHTVITYDDYILTIYRIPSSPNRRHLNRAGAVVFLQHGILSASDDWIINGPETSLAYMLADAGYDVWLGNARGNTYSRQHKHIHPDTSEFWRFSWHEIGVYDLAAMLDYALAESQSNSLHFVAHSQGTTTFFVLMSSLPLYNEKLRSVHLLAPIAYMRYHSFILSKLGGIFLGSPSFLSWVLGSMELLPITNLQKLICEHICARNSMFKFLCSGLLDFIGGWGTRHLNQTLLPDVCATHPAGASSRQVIHYLQLYRSGDFRQYDHGRELNEIIYQQPTPPSYKVQYIKSCVDMYYSENDYMSAVGDVKYLASLLPCVQLYRIPFVDWNHYDFLWSNNVKEVINNKIIEKMLKYDEDV